One stretch of Armigeres subalbatus isolate Guangzhou_Male chromosome 2, GZ_Asu_2, whole genome shotgun sequence DNA includes these proteins:
- the LOC134210025 gene encoding uncharacterized protein LOC134210025, translating into MDKLVRERKSLEPRLKRISDAVAKIKPEEAEEIDVQSELDALYEVWAAYCAVHKKILDVCDGDDAYNDAVHRQSQFEGCYIAQKNRLLKLLKVIKERENVPNSLSPQHDVIKQLADQQAEFLQIMSSNMATSSTSPASSAVVPNHAALPPLSDLKLPRMNMPVFSGNYLEWQSFFDLFYSMVDQNPLLKDSQKLYYLKTNLAGEAASLVSHLKIEDANYRLALEKLKSRYDKLREIAHQHIKRFLSQPTLTSPSAHGLRSLHDVSDEVIRALKALNKEDRDTWLLFILSEKVDPDTKQLWCQKMAEMDEVNINLPCFLKFIESRSFALQSAQTSRPKASVPFKPPSKAPFPIRGASAFVATNSSFCDVCHKQKHQLYQCGGFHLRKWASNSATVLEEVPDEDREVKIPIVDNGSSTIKALGMQWQPCSDELHFTYQLTEILQPTKRIILSQIASLFDPLGLLSPIIIPRNVIDMRNWTRLYLHGYCDASEVAMGACVYIRAVDDDGNTSSHLLYAKSKLAPIGNGKTTTPRLELCAAVILARLISNVKDALSTTTFHEIRAFSDSKVVLAWRRWRGKVEDLRR; encoded by the exons ATGGATAAACTCGTCCGCGAACGGAAATCTCTTGAGCCCCGGTTGAAACGTATTTCGGATGCAGTGGCGAAGATTAAACCAGAAGAGGCTGAAGAAATAGACGTGCAAAGTGAGCTCGATGCATTGTATGAAGTATGGGCGGCATATTGTGCTGTACATAAGAAGATTTTGGACGTTTGTGATGGTGATGACGCTTATAATGACGCAGTACATCGGCAAAGCCAATTCGAAGGGTGCTATATCGCACAGAAGAACCGTTTATTGAAGCTATTGAAAGTAATTAAAGAACGCGAAAACGTGCCGAATTCACTTTCCCCTCAGCATGACGTCATCAAGCAGTTAGCTGACCAGCAAGCGGAATTTCTGCAAATAATGTCTTCCAACATGGCCACCTCGTCTACCTCGCCTGCCTCGTCTGCTGTCGTGCCTAACCACGCCGCTTTGCCGCCTCTTTCGGACCTCAAGTTGCCCCGGATGAACATGCCTGTCTTCAGCGGTAATTATCTCGAGTGGCAATCATTTTTCGATCTGTTCTACAGCATGGTAGACCAAAACCCATTGCTGAAGGACAGTCAGAAATTGTACTACCTAAAAACCAACCTTGCGGGAGAGGCTGCTTCTTTGGTTTCGCATCTGAAAATCGAAGATGCCAACTACCGATTGGCTCTAGAGAAGCTGAAATCGAGGTACGACAAGCTTCGAGAGATTGCCCATCAGCATATAAAGCGATTCCTTTCCCAGCCAACGCTGACATCGCCCTCGGCACATGGATTGCGATCACTTCATGATGTGTCAGATGAGGTTATTCGGGCACTGAAAGCACTGAATAAAGAAGACCGCGACACTTGGCTCTTGTTCATATTAAGTGAAAAGGTGGACCCGGACACCAAACAATTGTGGTGTCAGAAAATGGCGGAAATGGATGAAGTCAACATCAATCTGCCGTGCTTCTTGAAGTTCATCGAGTCTCGCAGCTTTGCTCTCCAGTCAGCCCAGACTTCCCGACCGAAGGCAAGTGTTCCCTTCAAACCACCTTCCAAGGCGCCCTTTCCAATCAGAGGCGCTTCCGCATTCGTCGCCACGAATTCGTCGTTCTGCGATGTGTGCCATAAACAGAAACATCAACTCTACCAATGTG GAGGATTCCACCTGCGGAAATGGGCTTCCAACAGTGCAACAGTGTTAGAAGAAGTTCCTGATGAAGATCGAGAAGTGAAAATTCCTATAGTGGACAACGGAAGCAGTACCATCAAGGCACTCGGTATGCAATGGCAGCCGTGCAGTGACGAGCTCCACTTCACTTATCAGCTAACCGAGATCCTTCAGCCCACAAAGCGAATAATACTATCGCAAATTGCCAGCTTATTTGATCCCCTCGGCCTTCTCTCTCCGATCATC ATTCCCCGAAATGTTATCGACATGAGAAACTGGACTCGTCTCTACCTGCACGGCTACTGCGACGCATCCGAGGTGGCAATGGGCGCCTGTGTCTACATTCGAGCCGTGGACGATGATGGCAATACTTCCTCCCATCTACTCTACGCTAAATCCAAGCTGGCACCTATAGGCAACGGCAAAACAACCACACCTCGGCTGGAGTTATGTGCAGCTGTTATTCTCGCCAGGCTGATCTCCAACGTAAAAGATGCTCTTTCCACGACGACATTCCATGAGATTCGTGCTTTCTCCGATTCGAAAGTTGTACTGGCATGGCGCCGGTGGCGCGGCAAGGTGGAAGACCTTCGTCGCTAA